A stretch of DNA from Pseudomonas sp. HN11:
TTTTTACGCAGCTCAAGCAACTGCCGACGCAAGCGGTGGCGGTCGGCGAGCATGGCGTGATCGAGAGTTTTGAGCAGTTGGTCGATAGTGGGCGCTTGGTCAGTCATCAGGTACGCAAGGGTCGTCTATATATGCAGGGGGTGGATTGTCGCAGAAAAGCAGCTGCGAGCGGCAAGCTTCAAGCAGCAAGTAAGGGCAGATCTGCTTTCACTTGCAGCTTGCAGCTTATGGCTGCTCTTTTCTCTTATAAGGGAATACATCGATGACCTTGCCCGCACGAATCGCCTCTTGCAGGCCCTTCCAGTAATCCGCGTTGTACAACTCGCCGTGCAGCTCATCGAACAGCTTGCGCTGGCCGGTGTCGGCGAACAGGAACGGCGGGAATTCCTCGGGGAATACATCCAACGGGCCGATGGAGTACCAGGGCTCGGAGGCCATTTCGTCCTCGGGGGTGCGCGGTGCCGGGATATGGCGGAAGTTGGCCTCGGTGAGAAAGCAGATTTCGTCGTAGTCGTAGAACACTACGCGGCCGTGGCGGGTGACGCCGAAGTTCTTCAACAGCATGTCGCCGGGGAAAATGTTCGCCGCCGCCAACTGCTTGATCGCCAGGCCGTAGTCTTCCAGGGCTTCGCGCACCTGGGCGGGGTTGGCATTGTCCAGGTAGAGGTTGAGCGGGGTCATGCGCCGTTCGGTCCAGCAGTGGCGGATCAGCACCGTGTCACCTTCAACCTCGACGGTGCCGGCGGCGACTTCCAGCAGTTCGGCCAGGCACTCCGGTTCGAATTTGCTCAAGGGGAAACGGAAGTCGGCGAACTCCTGTGTGTCGGCCATGCGACCCACCCGATCGACGCTTTTGACCAGGCGGTATTTCTCGATCACCGTGGCGCGGTTGACGTTTTTCGACGGTGAAAACCGGTCCTTGATGATCTTGAACACCGTGTTGAAGCCCGGCAGGGTAAACACGCTCATCACCATGCCGCGCACACCGGGGGCCATGATGAACTGATCGTCGGTGGTCGCGAGGTGGTTGATCAGCGCGCGGTAAAACTCCGACTTGCCGTGCTTGTAGAACCCGATGGAGGTATACAACTCGGCGATGTGCTTGCCCGGCAGGATGCGCTTGAGAAAGCCGATGAATTCCGCCGGCACCGGTACATCCACCATGAAGTAGGAACGGGTGAACGAGAAGATGATCGACACATCGGCTTCGTCGGTGATCAACGCATCGATCTGGATACCCTGCCCTTCGCGGTGCAACAGCGGGATGACCAGCGGCCATTGTTCGTCGCGGGTGTAGATGCGTCCTACGAGGTACGCGCCTTTATTACGGTAGAGCACCGAAGAAAACAGCTCGACCTTGAGGTCCGGGTCCTTGCACACCCAGTCCGGCAGGTTTTCCCGCAGTTGGGTTTCGAGACGATGAAGGTCGACGGCCAGGTCGGCGTAAGGTTCGCTGAAGCGGTAATCGGCAAAGATCTGCGCCAGCATTTCCGGGATTTTCCCGGCGGGCGTGTAGGTGCGCGTCTGCGCGGCCCGTGCCCGGCGCAGGCTGGGGCGGGTGGTGTGGATGAACATGCAACCGTCGCTGATCAGGTCGTGACTGAACAACCCGCAGAAAATCGAGTTGTACCAGGTCTCGGAGAGTTCATCGTCGAAGCGCAGGTCGATCAGGCCGATGTAGGCGCTTTTCACCAGGGGCCACACATTGATATTGAGTAATGCAGCCTCATCGAAGCGTTCGCGCAGCCGCGCAGTCACCTCACTGACCTTTTCTTCATAGAGGTTGATGCGCGCCGCCGATGCCGCCTGGCCCTGCTGCCACTGGGCCTTTTCGAAACGCTCGCGGGCGCCATCGGTGATCTGGCGGAAGTGCTCGCGGTAATCGTCGAAGCCATTGAGGATCACCTGGGCGACTGCGAGGGCGGACTGCGACATGCGGGAAACCTCGGCGGGCATCTGGAAGCCCTGAGCTTAGCCAGTGTACGGGGGCAGGAGAAGGATCATTTTTCGCACGACTTTGTACAACCTCGTTCATCCCACTAAGGGAAACCCTGATCACTACCCCTGTAATCAGTAAGGGGGGCGTGTAACACTCGCCGACTTATTGATGTAGGAGCTTTCCGTGAGACCTGTCGACACCTTGTACTTGCTGGGGCTCGCCGCCATTTGGGGGGCGAGCTTCCTGTTCATGCGCATCATTGCGCCGGAGATCGGCACGGTGCCGACGGCGTTTTTCCGCGTGTCGATTGCCGCCGCCGGGTTGCTGGTAATCTTGGCGATGATGCGGGTGAGCTGGGATTTCCAGGGCAAGTTCAAGACTGTGTTACTACTGGGGGTGATCAACTCCGGGATCCCGGCAACCCTGTATTCGGTGGCGGCCCAGGTGCTGCCGGCGGGTTACTCGGCGATCTTCAACGCCACCACGCCACTGATGGGTGTATTGATCGGCGGACTGTTTTTCAGCGAGCGTCTCACGCCGTCGAACGTTGCCGGAGTCTGCCTGGGTCTGCTGGGCGTGGGTGTGCTGACCCGTGCGGGGCCCGTGGCGTTTGATCTGGAGTTGTTGATGGGAGCGCTGGCGTGTTTGCTGGCGACCACCTGTTATGGTTTTGCCGGGTTCCTGGCGCGGCGTTGGCTGGATCAACACGGCGGGCTGGACAGTCGCCTGTCAGCCCTGGGTAGCATGCTCGGTGCGACGTTGTTTCTGTTGCCGTTCTTCGCCTACAGCGCGATCAGTCATCCGCCGGCCAGTTGGGGTGGGTGGCAGGTATGGTTGTCGTTGCTGGGGTTGGGACTAGTGTGTACGGCGTTTGCCTACATTTTGTACTTCCGCCTGCTGACGTCCATCGGGCCGGTTAAGTCGATGACGGTGACGTTTATGATTCCGCCATTCGGCGTACTGTGGGGCGCGTTGCTGCTGGATGAGCCGTTATCGATGGCGCATGTGTATGGCGGGGTGTTGATCGCTGGGGCGTTGTGGTTAGTGTTGCGGCCGAAAAAACTGTGAGCAAGCGCTCTTGCTCACAGTTAGACAGGGTCAGTTCTTACGGAAGACGAACACCAACCCAACGATAATTAACCCCATCCCCATCGCGCTCAACATCGCAAGCCTGTTGCCAAAGATCAGGTAGTCCATCACCGCCGTCACCGCCGGTACCAGGTAAAACAGACTGGTGACATTCACCAGGTTGCCCCGGGCGATCAGGCGGTACAGCAACAGAGTGGCCAGCAACGACACCACCAGCCCCATCCACAGCACCGGCAGGTAAAAACCGCTGCTGTGTTCGAAGTGGAACGGCTGGAACGGCACAAACACCGAACACAGCAGCAGCCCCGCCAGGTACTGCACCGGCAGCGTGCCCAAGGGGTTGTCGGTGATGCGCTTTTGCATGATTGAGCCGAAGGTCATGCTGGCCAGGGCCAGCAGCCCGAACAGCATCCCCGCGAGGGACATGCCGGACAGACCGATGCCTTGGTACACCACCATGATCAGCCCCGCCAAACCCAACGCCAGACCAAACAGCCGGCTCAACGAACGCCGACGTTCCATCAGCACGACCGTGAGAATCGGCTGCACGCCCATGATGGTCGCCATCACGCCGGGCGTCACTTTCAGGTCCAGGGCCAACAGGTAGAAAATCTGATAGGCCCCCAACAGCACCAGCCCGGTCGCCGCTGCATACAGCATGGGCTTGCCAGGACGCGGCAGTTTCAATTTGAAGATGGGAATAAGCACTACCAGGCCCGTGAGGGCAGTGGCAAAGCGAATCAGCAGAAACGCGAAGGGTGAGGCGTGGGCCAGGCCCCATTTGGAGAAGATCGCCCCGCTGCTCCACAGCAAGACAAACAGGCTCGTCGAGGCCGCCGCGGCCACGGATTGTTTCGAAAGAACAGACATGGATACCACCCGTAATCAGGCAAAAAAAGCCGACTCAGCGTTTGCTGAAATTCAGTAGGTTTTTTCGGGCAGGCAGAAGGAAACCAGCGACTCGCTGATCAGCCCGAGATGCCAACACCCGGCGGTGATACGACTGCGTACACCGGCGTGCTACTGACAGGTGGCGGGTAGTGACTGACCTGCGCAGGCTGCTTGTCCACGCACGGCACGACCACGGCGTTGACCGCTGAATCGACTACCGCTGTGCGCTGGAGGGCTGGCATGAGCTGATCTTGTGTGAAGGGATGAAGAGGCTTGGACTATAACCAGCCGGTGATAGGTTTTGCAATCACTCTGAATGGAGGAGTTTTCATGTGGGCCCCGTAGGACAGATCGCTATAATGCCGCCCAGTTTTCCCCAAGGATTTCCCATGATCGCATTGCCCTGGCTGTACCTGGCGCTTCTTTCCATTGGCTATCTACTGGCCTTGATCTACGGGCAAATGGGCGTGCTGGCGGGCGTGTCCGTCGCCCTGCTGCTGATTGCCGGCTACGCCGTACGCCAGCAACGCACGCCGTGGGCACGCTACCTGGGCCACGGGTTGTTTATCGTATTGGCGCTAGGCCTGGCGATGCACTGGTTGCCCGGTTTCTACAACGGGCGTGGCATTGCCCCGCAGCGTTTCACCGAAGATGCAGTGCCCTTCTCGATGTACTTGAACCAGGACAAACCGCTGATTGGCTTCTGGCTGTTGCTGGCCTGCCCGTGGATTGTGGCGCGGCGCTCGTTGCGTTTGTCGCTCTGTGTGGCGGCGCTGGCACTGACCTTGACAGCCGTTGTTGCGCTCGGTGGAGCAGTGCTGCTGGGCATCACCCACTGGGCACCAAAATGGCCGGAGCAGGCGTGGCTATGGGTACTGAACAACTTACTGTTGGTCACGCTGGTGGAAGAGGCGTTGTTTCGAGGCTACGTGCAGGGCGGGCTGAGCCGGCGGTTCAAACATTTGTCGTATGGCGACAACGTAGCGTTGTTGCTGGCTTCGTTGCTGTTTGGGCTGGTCCACCTTGGCGCGGGGTGGCAGTGGACGTTACTGGCAACCATTGCGGGAGCGGGGTATGGGTTGGCGTATCGGTTTGGTGGGTTGGGGGCTGCGGTCTTGACGCATTTTGGGGTGAATTTGGTGCATTTTGGGTTGTTTGTTTATCCGATGTTGGCTTAGAGAAAACACCTGTCTAGAACTATCAAGCCTATAGTATAAGAAGTGTCTGAAACACATTCATTCGATGAACATACGAAAATCTAAAACGTAGGGCCGGTCGCGAATAATCAGTCCGACTGCACCCTCAACTCTAAAAATAAACTTCAGCACCCTAGCATGGAAGCATCGATTTGAAAGGCCCTAAGCAAGAAGAAATCCTACTCGTTAAACACGATCTGATTTCACAAAATGTACTGATTCTTTTCGGTCTTATTGTGATCTTGGTTATATTGGCAATCAGCATCTGGGCGATAGCACCATACATCACGACGCCAGACGCGGTAGGCCAGGTTTTGGTTCACGCCAGATCCGGAAAACCATATAACATCTCACCAGAGCCCGTGGAAAGAGCCATATACATTATCCTGGCAGCTGTCGCACCTACGGCTTTGTCTGGATACTTCTGGTACCACAGTCTTAAAAATTCCAATTTAAAATTCAAAGAATTGCATAAACAAGCCAGAATCATACTACCGCTTTTTGCGGCACTTCTATTCGCTGCTCTGTTCTGGGGAGCCGACTTCATTGATATACTACTCTTTCCGTCTCCGTGGGCAAAAGAACATAAGATCACATTAACACTCACTGCAGTGCTGCTCTCTACTGCTCTGATCTACCATTGCCTGACGGGTAAAGTTTCAAAGGGAACAGCAGGAAAAATCACTTGGTGGACAGTAGCGTTGCTCGCTATAGTATTACAGGTCTTATCCTATCGAATAGTCTCTATTAACTCAGTTACGCTGTCGCCTATCTGGTCAGTTCATTTAGACGCAGTCACCTATGCACTAAACCAAGTCATCCACGGCAAAACGCTGATTGCAGATCTCCCATCACAGTATGGATTATTCCCTGAAATCATTGCCCCTCTATTTAAACTGACCGGCTTTTCTATTTTCAAAGAAACCTTGTTTTTTGCCATACTTCACGCCTTGGGGCTCGCTACAGTTGCCGCCTTGCTTTATAGACACGTAGCCAACAAACTACTTTCGGTATTTATTTTTCTTGCGCTGTCCGTTGCGACATGCCTATTCATGTATACAAACGGAATCATTCAGGACATCTATATCCAGTACTTCCCCATCAGGTTTTTCTGGCCCGCCTTAGCACTGCTACTTATTTCTATATATTCAAAAAATGAGAGCCGCGCATTACTTTGCGTTCTAGGCATAACATCTGGGATAGCCATACTCTGGAACTTTGACACAGGCATTCCTGTACTAATTTCCATAGGAGCCACACTCCTGATAAAATCACTAATAACAAAACGACCATTCATACAAGCCATTGGGCGTTCGTTATTATTCACCGCAATTGCGACACTCACAATAGCACTATGCTTTACGCTACTTCGCATTAAAGCTGGAAAACCGTTAGAGCTTGATGAATTATTAGCTTATCAAAAAATATTTTACATGACTGGTTTCGGCATGCTTCCGATGCCTCTCACCCTCCATCCTTGGCAGGCAATTCTAGTCATCTATGCTGCGGGGGCAGTCACAGCGCTAAGCGGGTGGCAACAGCAAGACAACAAGCACGGCACTTACGATCTACTCTTCTGCAGCGCAATCATGGGCCTGGGTCTTTTTGCCTATTACCAAGGCAGGTCTCATGTCTTTTGCTTGATTCTGGTAACTTGGCCAGCAATCTTGATCAGCGGAATCCTTACCGACCTCATACTTAGATCAGTAAGGCGCCGGTCTACCCCGCTCGCATCGATAGCCTTGGTAGTACCCTTTATTCTATTCTTCTCATTGGGTGGGCTTGTGTTTATTTCTACCAGTCAAAACATGCTAGACGACACCCTAAAAAACTTCTCGAACCGCAATATTCCTAAAGACTCCGTAGTGGCCGATGAGTTGCAGTTCATGCGCAGTACTTACCACAACAGGAATTGCCTCATCTTGTCCCAGCGACAGGCTATTTACTCAGCAGAACTGGGTATCGCCTCACCTGTGAACGGACCTGGTATTGCAGAAACACTACGTCAGACTGATTTGGATAACCTTGTTAAGTCAGCACTAAGCCAACCCCTTCAATGTATATATTTGGGAACTACGGAAGGCTCAATTACATTCATTGATGTCAACGACGCTATGCTGATTGAGAAATACCCAGTCATTACCAAGAACACACTCGGTACGATGATGCTGCTTGAGCCTGCATCAAAGGACATGCCTCAGCCCACATCCAACAGCCCGCTTTAATCCCCTTTAGTACCCTCGGAAACCAATTCGGAATAGACATTCATATACGCCTCCCCCATCGCACGGGACGTGAATACCTTCAGATACCTTTCTCGAGCTGCGGCCCCATAGACGGCCGCCAGCTCAGGAGAACTCCAAAGTTGCTCCATAGCAAGACGCATCGCCAGTGAATTACCTGGAGGAACAACCAATCCCGAAATATTATTTTGATTGATGTAGCTAGTTCCAGTACCAATCTCACTGCATATCATCGGTTTTCCAAACATTGCAGCTTCAAGCAGGCTTATACCAAAAGCCTCTGATCGCAGATGTGAAGGAAAGACCACCGCATAACACGCCTTAAGCAAGTTGACTTTTTCCTGTTCAGACACTTGACCAATGAAGCGCACGCTGCTTAATTTTCCCTCTACTGCAATTCTGATTAATTCTTGCTCCAATGGTCCAGCGCCAACAATCAGCAGGGGCCAGTCTTTTCCTTCCATGGCCCGCAATAAGTACTCAAGACCTTTGTAGTAGCGAAGAACACCGACGAACAGAAAAAACTTACCGTGCTGCATGCGCAGCTCAGCAACTTTATCAACCTCAGGCTCGGGATACATGGATTCCTCCAAACCAATTGGAATAGCACTTGTCTTATGGCGGTATTTTGCCAAAACAGGTGAACTCTCGATATAATTTGGGCTAGTAGCCACAATGCGGTCGACACTTTCAAGGAATAACTTCTGCAAGGGAGTATAAAGGCACTTCAAAAACTTCTGCCTAACAATATCCGAGTGATAGGTCACTACGGTAGGCTTTTGAACGCGTGTGGCGAAGTGAACCACATCCATAAATGGCCAAGGGAAGTGGTAGTGGATAAGATCGGCTGATTGAGCCAAGGTTGAAAACTTCTTGAAAGCGGATAGAGAAAATCCAGTCGACGCCAGATTAAAATCTTCTTTCGCCTGAACCAATTGGTAGTCGGCCGTCTGTGTACACGGCATTGCGTCCTTTGATAGTGATAACACTACATTTTCACACCCCTGCTGACTTGTCGCACGGGTCAAATGCCGGATAAACATCTCCACGCCGCCATGCTGATCAGCTGCAAATGTTTTATAAAAATGTAGAATCTTCAAATAACACCTATCTTATAAAATGGCATATTTTGTAATACGTAAAAGAACAATTTTTTACTTCTACCTGAAACGCTATAAAAGGTAGCTCCAATTACATTCTCTGCCTTGCCATCCCTGGGCTACGATTCGACACCCAAACTCCTGACAACCGACTAACACGTGCATTTGGACACTGGGCAAATAAAACAGTTCTCCCGCTTCCTCCTCAACGCGAAAATCATAAAAAGCTCAGTCGATCAGCAGCTGACGCCGGTCAGCTAACACCAAGGGAAGTCACGTGCGCCACAAAAACTTGAAGACGCAAGTAACCTTCTCAGCCGGCAGAATTTCGAACCGTGAAGTGAGCATCGAGTATATTCTGGCAAGGCCAAAATATGCCCCGTCCTCTGCGATTTATTTGCCCTTGCACAAGAAGGCAAATATGCCAGCCTTCTTGCACAACTATTTCTATAATTCACGCCTACTAGAAAGCCAAATTATTCGATAATTCGAAGTGATATAAAGCCGATTCCTAATTTGCGCACATCTCCATTTACACCGGCTTGTAAGGGAGAAGTAGGATTAGGGGGAATGAAGGAAATACTATCTACAGACGCTCCTTGAAGGTCGATCTGCAGCTTCACTTCAGACGGTTGGGAGCCAAGAATCAATTCGTATTCTCGCGCACCAATCAGCACTTTAATCGGAGCATTGGCATTCGATGCAAACGCTTGAGCCACCAAAGCCAACGTAAATTTCTGGGGCAAAGGTTCCCTGAAATCGATACGCACACTTTTTGAAACATTCGCATCGGACCACCGGCCCCATTGCTCGCTTCCAGAAAACCCGCGTACATCACGGACAAATTGAGGCCATTCGGCCTTCGTGAAATCGATTCCATCATGAAGGCTAGCAGGAGATCGCTGACCCAAACTGTCAGCATAATAACCTGACTTATTCATAATGCTTGAAGGGTCTTTACCCACAAGGCTCTCATTCGCTGCAGGTGCCAACTTGAAAAACACAAGATTGCCGTCTGTACTAGACAAACTTGGCGGATATCCCAGCAAAGCAGTCAAGCGAGCTACTAAGTCCTGAGCGTTGTCAGCATACCCCCGGCGATCAATATAGATACCACTGAACCCTAGATTGCGAACCACCTCCAACTGCTTCTCTACAGACTCATGAGAGAGTGACCTGTAAAATAAATCACCTGGCCTCCCCTTCATCCCACCAAAACTCCAGTGCAGCGATTTAGAGTGCAGCACTCCAGCCGCCATTTGGTAGTTATATAAATTATGTACCGCTGGCGCCTCAGGAAAAGGCAGATACGGAAGCTGATAAATGGCGGCGCCTTCCGGCACAGACATTTCTATCGAATGTACAAATTTCTTATCGTTTTCATAAGCATTTTTTTCGCCAACATTACACGACTTGCAGGCAGGAATTGTCTGATCGTAAATTCCGCAAAAAAGCAACAAAACCGCAATTGCAGGCACGTAGCGTTTTACTTTCGAAGACCGTTTGTATAACCATGCCTGAATAACAACAAAGAAAATCAATAGTGCGCCAAAACCGATAAAAATACTTATTCTGTTCCACGCTCTGATTGATGAAGAGATAAATGATGAGAAAAACGCACCCAGCCCTCCGATGGTACCAAACATGAAGAGAAGAAATACGACCGCTACCAAATAACCAAGTCTTCGATCAAGCCTGCGGCCAGCTAAAGACCACAACAACAAGCAAAAACCAATTAACAACCCAAAAGCCCCGACAACGCCAAGAACAGATGTCGAGTTCTCATTTACCAGCGGAAATGTTCCATTATAGTAATCGGTAAACCTACCTAGCGAAGATATACGATGGTCTGCGCGTGGCAAGATGAGTTGCATCAGCTTTAAACCATAAACCTCTGATTCCATTGGAGCCCGTTGAGCGACTTCCATATTGGCGCCCAGCTGATACTTCCCAATTAAATTGGGTAGAACGTTAAGCAACACACCAAAAATTAAAATGGCTGCGACTAGCAACGGACGGCCCGCGGCTTTTATTTGGCCTGTCAC
This window harbors:
- a CDS encoding DUF7024 domain-containing protein, whose amino-acid sequence is MTSSIVHPEPRLLSLLPILRQEWKLVIFGSIFSLVLASILTNGWPNGLWPDISVPLRYSGDGLFHAWMAQRVTEGWLFENARSGYPFGSTFLDFPGSDAGSHFLIKVLSLLSGSSFAGVNLFFLLSFPVCFVATYLVVRAFGLVRSFAVVSALLFTFLPFHILRLGHLFYTWYFVVPLFYYLSFFLLQNSAGLEGSKSSRLFSVKSVLIVAGLLVLSSFGVYYALFGVLMVSLTGILGWMVTGQIKAAGRPLLVAAILIFGVLLNVLPNLIGKYQLGANMEVAQRAPMESEVYGLKLMQLILPRADHRISSLGRFTDYYNGTFPLVNENSTSVLGVVGAFGLLIGFCLLLWSLAGRRLDRRLGYLVAVVFLLFMFGTIGGLGAFFSSFISSSIRAWNRISIFIGFGALLIFFVVIQAWLYKRSSKVKRYVPAIAVLLLFCGIYDQTIPACKSCNVGEKNAYENDKKFVHSIEMSVPEGAAIYQLPYLPFPEAPAVHNLYNYQMAAGVLHSKSLHWSFGGMKGRPGDLFYRSLSHESVEKQLEVVRNLGFSGIYIDRRGYADNAQDLVARLTALLGYPPSLSSTDGNLVFFKLAPAANESLVGKDPSSIMNKSGYYADSLGQRSPASLHDGIDFTKAEWPQFVRDVRGFSGSEQWGRWSDANVSKSVRIDFREPLPQKFTLALVAQAFASNANAPIKVLIGAREYELILGSQPSEVKLQIDLQGASVDSISFIPPNPTSPLQAGVNGDVRKLGIGFISLRIIE
- a CDS encoding DMT family transporter codes for the protein MSVLSKQSVAAAASTSLFVLLWSSGAIFSKWGLAHASPFAFLLIRFATALTGLVVLIPIFKLKLPRPGKPMLYAAATGLVLLGAYQIFYLLALDLKVTPGVMATIMGVQPILTVVLMERRRSLSRLFGLALGLAGLIMVVYQGIGLSGMSLAGMLFGLLALASMTFGSIMQKRITDNPLGTLPVQYLAGLLLCSVFVPFQPFHFEHSSGFYLPVLWMGLVVSLLATLLLYRLIARGNLVNVTSLFYLVPAVTAVMDYLIFGNRLAMLSAMGMGLIIVGLVFVFRKN
- a CDS encoding DMT family transporter; protein product: MRPVDTLYLLGLAAIWGASFLFMRIIAPEIGTVPTAFFRVSIAAAGLLVILAMMRVSWDFQGKFKTVLLLGVINSGIPATLYSVAAQVLPAGYSAIFNATTPLMGVLIGGLFFSERLTPSNVAGVCLGLLGVGVLTRAGPVAFDLELLMGALACLLATTCYGFAGFLARRWLDQHGGLDSRLSALGSMLGATLFLLPFFAYSAISHPPASWGGWQVWLSLLGLGLVCTAFAYILYFRLLTSIGPVKSMTVTFMIPPFGVLWGALLLDEPLSMAHVYGGVLIAGALWLVLRPKKL
- the aceK gene encoding bifunctional isocitrate dehydrogenase kinase/phosphatase, which gives rise to MSQSALAVAQVILNGFDDYREHFRQITDGARERFEKAQWQQGQAASAARINLYEEKVSEVTARLRERFDEAALLNINVWPLVKSAYIGLIDLRFDDELSETWYNSIFCGLFSHDLISDGCMFIHTTRPSLRRARAAQTRTYTPAGKIPEMLAQIFADYRFSEPYADLAVDLHRLETQLRENLPDWVCKDPDLKVELFSSVLYRNKGAYLVGRIYTRDEQWPLVIPLLHREGQGIQIDALITDEADVSIIFSFTRSYFMVDVPVPAEFIGFLKRILPGKHIAELYTSIGFYKHGKSEFYRALINHLATTDDQFIMAPGVRGMVMSVFTLPGFNTVFKIIKDRFSPSKNVNRATVIEKYRLVKSVDRVGRMADTQEFADFRFPLSKFEPECLAELLEVAAGTVEVEGDTVLIRHCWTERRMTPLNLYLDNANPAQVREALEDYGLAIKQLAAANIFPGDMLLKNFGVTRHGRVVFYDYDEICFLTEANFRHIPAPRTPEDEMASEPWYSIGPLDVFPEEFPPFLFADTGQRKLFDELHGELYNADYWKGLQEAIRAGKVIDVFPYKRKEQP
- a CDS encoding glycosyltransferase; translated protein: MKILHFYKTFAADQHGGVEMFIRHLTRATSQQGCENVVLSLSKDAMPCTQTADYQLVQAKEDFNLASTGFSLSAFKKFSTLAQSADLIHYHFPWPFMDVVHFATRVQKPTVVTYHSDIVRQKFLKCLYTPLQKLFLESVDRIVATSPNYIESSPVLAKYRHKTSAIPIGLEESMYPEPEVDKVAELRMQHGKFFLFVGVLRYYKGLEYLLRAMEGKDWPLLIVGAGPLEQELIRIAVEGKLSSVRFIGQVSEQEKVNLLKACYAVVFPSHLRSEAFGISLLEAAMFGKPMICSEIGTGTSYINQNNISGLVVPPGNSLAMRLAMEQLWSSPELAAVYGAAARERYLKVFTSRAMGEAYMNVYSELVSEGTKGD
- a CDS encoding CPBP family intramembrane glutamic endopeptidase, with translation MIALPWLYLALLSIGYLLALIYGQMGVLAGVSVALLLIAGYAVRQQRTPWARYLGHGLFIVLALGLAMHWLPGFYNGRGIAPQRFTEDAVPFSMYLNQDKPLIGFWLLLACPWIVARRSLRLSLCVAALALTLTAVVALGGAVLLGITHWAPKWPEQAWLWVLNNLLLVTLVEEALFRGYVQGGLSRRFKHLSYGDNVALLLASLLFGLVHLGAGWQWTLLATIAGAGYGLAYRFGGLGAAVLTHFGVNLVHFGLFVYPMLA